The following nucleotide sequence is from Malania oleifera isolate guangnan ecotype guangnan chromosome 4, ASM2987363v1, whole genome shotgun sequence.
CACAAACCTACTTTACCTTCCTACTTGCAAAGCCAtcatattaaaatttcttttgtaaACAAAAATTGCACGATTGGATTAAAAAAATCttctcactctctcactctccccctctctcatacacacacacacacacgcacacacacagccCTCATATAGGCAGACAAATTGAAGATGGTAAGACATTACTGTAATACTGGTTTTATCTTAGCACTACAGTTGGCAGCTTTGGCATTCCCTCTCTGTACTGATGGTAAAGCCTGATCGACTTTAATAAAAAAGGAGTAAGAAGACAATCCTGCTAAGGTGATGAATTTTGTTCTATTTGGCCAAAGAGATCAATGGTCTAGTTTGCTCGGCCAAAGCCTATTTGGCTCAACAAAAGGGAGCAACTATTTGGACTACTCGAAATAAGGGAACAATGGCATGCTTGGCTCAGCAGAAAGGAGCAATTGTCTAGTTTTCTTAGCTTTGTCAAGAGATTGAAGAGGCCAAAGAAGtctatttggtaaaaaaaaaatgagagagaaaaatCTTTGGTGAACTCAAATACAGTCCAAATGGCTCAGATATAGCCCAAACGACTTAGATATAGCCCATATAGCTCGGATATAGCCCAAGTGGCTTGGATATAGCCTAGACAACTCATATATAGCCCAAACTGCTCAAATATAGCCTAGACGACTCAAATATAGCCCAAATGGTTTGAATATAGGCTAGATATCTTCAATATAGCCACACACTCAAATATGCGCCAAACATATCAGATATAAGCTAAATAACTCAGATATGCACCAAATGGCACAAAATATAGGCTAGAAGGCtcaaccaaagacctatttagcTTGTTTATATGTTTTTCAACTTGGTCAAATGCTACTTGGCCAAAAGCCTACTCGACTCAACTTGTCTCCTGCCTTGGTCAATCAGGACTATTTAGCTTGGTTATATGTTGTTCAACTTGGTCAAATGCTACTTGGCCAAAAGCCTACTCGACTCAACTTGTCTCCTGCCTTGGTCAGTCAAAAGGTAAAGAAGTTTTATTCAATAAAGAAGACAATTGAAATTACTTATaggccaagaaaaaaaaattcctaagCTCAGGAGAGGGGAACTTGACGAGGAACAAAATATCAGCCCAAATTAGGGGACACTAATAAGTTATTTTACAATGTCAATAGACACTAATGAAGGAATGAAATTAAAGATACTTCTAGGGAGCtaataaaatatttgcaacccCCTAATAGAAGTGAATTAAAGGATCATAAATCTTGTGCAACTCTTGGAATAAAGTTCCATAACTCTTATATAACTCCTTTATAATTAGGGAAAAGAGAATTAATGGGAGGGAGGCCTAAGCAACTACGAAAAGAGAACCCTGGGAAGAGGTAAGACATCTTACAAATACCTAATTTATATTCTGTTGTCATTTCATACTTACCCTTCCAGTTTCTAATTTAAGCATTGGAGTGGTCCCCTAGAGTATCCATGGGCCCTCTAAACCTTTTTTATCAACCTTTTTAGGGAATTGAGGTTGTGATCTACCCAACAAATATGATCAAAATATTAGTGGCAACAAAAACATAAGGAGAGAAAGGATAAAGAAATTGCGAACTCTTTTATAATGGTTCTACAATAGGCCTACATCCACTCTCTCAAGGCAAACCACCTTGTGGTTCCATTAATCCCTTGTTTTAACAGAGACTAAGGAACCGGTTACACCCTTGTTTTTCAGAGACAATGCAACCATATATAATTCTTTGTTTTTTGGAGACCAAGAAAACCAAATCCAACAAAGTTTACAAAAATAAATTCCTTACGAGGAAGATATACGATTTGAAACTCACAAAGGAAACTTTCAAATAATTATCAAATATAAGACTCAAGAGTTTTTAGAGTTTCTCTCAAGAATAAGCAATTTAGAGCACAAAGAGAATAAGATAGATTTTTAAGGTCAGAGCATTTGGATATTCAATATGGTATGTTTTCTAACATTCTTAAGACTTTGGAGGGCAAATATATAGAGTTTAGGGAAAAACAAGTTGTTTTATGCTATTGGAGCCTTTTTGTTGGTTAGACCGATTAACTGTTTACTGAATTTGGTATGGTTGACCGCTTACTAGTTGTTAGAGATAAGGAAAAGACTGATGTAGGCAAAAGTTTCTAGACCGGTCGATGACCTTTAAGGGTTGGTCGACCACCTTTGGCCTCTACTTGAGTCGATAGATTGCCCCTTGTAGTCGGTTGACTACCCTTGGCACCATGGCCAAGTTCGGGCTTTCTTTGTTCCAAATTTTCTAGCTTAAGCTCATTTATGTTGTGCCTTATATTTTCTTAGAGATTTACAAGTTAAAATAGATTACAAttgagaaaataaaatacaaataaatcaATTTAAGTCTTCAACATCTTCTCTAATTCTTCAACTTCAATGACTTAATCCTGTTAAAAATAACTTACATATAAAATCATTAGTCCATCAGAACCAGATTAATGAAACCTTGGGGAACACACTCTTTATATTCATACCCAGAGAGATGTTAGAGATTATTGGTAGTCTTAGCATCATCTTCTTGCAAAACCAAGTAGATTAATTTTAAACTAAATTTGATTCATATGAAATTAAAGAGTTTAATTTTTGAACATTAACATAATAAACTCAATTGCCAAAAAACATCGTATTTATCCCTAAGATTTCTTGCTCAGAGATGAACTGACGCACATAAGTTAGAGCAAGGTTGATAATGACCATAGTCccacaagaaagaaaagaaaagaaaagaagttctttgaaatgggaaaatgaattatgaatttatagatgccgtgtgtgtgtgtgtgtgagagagagagagagagagagagagagagagagagagagagagagagagagagaaggagaaggagatgGGAGGTTATTTATTATTAGACAGCACAATTGTGGGAGAGAGATCAAGGGATTTGAGATTAAAAATCAATTGATTTTTTAATTGAGCCAATAAAAGTTTAGGAGTTAAAAAAACTAGAATTTAATCATatagttaaaaattaaaaaattttaaaaagttgaaATTGGGGTTTGCAGGCTTATAAGGTAACacttatttgttttaatatattagtaTAGATATGACAGATGTATTAACTATTggttaattatttaataattaattcaaatattattattgGCAGTTACTAATTCAATTATTGTTACTAGCtatgaaaatttaattcaattattatagTGGATACAAAAATTTCTTattcaattattattaataagtatataaaattttactagattattattaactattccaaaaataaaattgaagattCATGAGGAAATTgaaaatattaatcattttaattattatgtaattttaaaacatttattatttgactaaaatttttaaaatctaaaattaattacacttaataaatttttattgatGTAATGGTAGCCCTAGTTTGACACTCCTTTCTTTGTCCTTTTTCTTAATATAGTGACAGCCTTAAGCGACGCTCCATTCAACAaagacatctctctctctctctctctctttctctctcatacACATATTAGTATATAGTTTGAAAACAAAAAGTAAAATTCTAAAATttgaatatttatataaaaatcaaTCTTAAAAGTATATCTTAGTTTACTGTTTTACATTATAATAAGATACtacttaaaatattttaaatattcttTCAAACTTTTTAAGGTAAAAAGTAGTTAGGAACTATTTACTATATTTAGcaaatataaattaattataatttaactAAATTAAgccaatttttcaaataataatgacaaaatattttttaacatttataaagatatttaaatataaatccaattaaaaattttagctttatatattaattttaagcAAACATAAACTGAATTGTTAATGTATTTAATTATTATCAACTTTTTTCAATAATAGCAATAGGTATAAAAAATGTATCCGTtcaatttttaaatgaaatagaTATTAATTTTCTAACATAAATACGGGTTCATATTAAacttacaacatttatttttgttgttagaaatatatataaataatatttatttcctACATATGTTGAAGGTTTCTGCATACATTTTTAATGTCAAATAGTTTAAATTGTTCATAGAAATTTATGTTTATTTGAATAGTAACTCAAGATAGAGTTActcatatttatttttattttttgtaaaaattaattattaaatatacAAGAAATTACTCTAGAAATCATAACTAATTTTATTTGCactataattaatatatttttagaTTGTGTATAGCATGGAGTCTCCACTAGTAGAAATTAATTCACATCAAACTAGAAATGGGTCATTAAGTGATACATGATTAATCTATTcgcttaaaaaaaaaagtttgggtATAACATAAGGTGACCCATTTATAATTGAATCGGTCTAAGCCTAAACTCGCTTAAAAAAAGTTTGAGTATAATATAAGGTGACCCATTTATAATTGGATCGGCCTAAGCCTAACCCCTTTAGTTAATAGAGGAAGTCAATTTACTTCGGAACCCATTGACCATGTAATAGACATCTCACTTGGTATTTACCTAGTGCCCAAGCTAACTCGAACCaaatttaattccttttaagaatgtTGAGCCGTAGCTATGAGCCATAGTCCGAGCCAATAgtccattttttaattttaattcatatttttgttgagatatttaaaataaaaataataaataaccaatataaatgcTTCTTCTTTTTAATGACTCGCATTTATTAAAAcattaaagataaaaaataataactagatgtgttttaaaatttttactatttatttattagcGGGGCACTTATTATAGCCCATCAATTAATTAGTCAAATATTCTACTTATATTTTGGTCAActatttataaatgggtcaactcaAATCTAAATATCTTAATTAAGTCCCACCTGATAACGACTTGGGGCGTACTAGACCCGATGTGAAAATTGACTCGATATTTGACGCTAATGTGGATGAGCGGTTTTTCGGACTATTGGCACGCAATGGTGATTATTCTTTATGAAAATAGCTAGCCACCAATGAGTGGACGACTAGCCTAATTAGCTCGCGACAACTTCTATATTGTCATAATTAGTGTTGGTAATCATTTTATGCATTAACTTTGACAAGGGCCTAAATATATCATCACCTCACTGACCAATGCATACTAGCAGCCAAAAGTGCTCCATTTGTAAACTCAAATAGGCTGCGACTTTGAAATTCATATGCTCATTGTCATCATTTTTTGTGTACGAGTGCTTTTCACATATGCTTTCTCAGAGTATTTGGCTAGAACTGTTGATAACTATACATTACCAAAACAATGTCCTAACAATATTATGAGattgtttttttctcttttacaAACTTGTGTGCAAGAAGATATCTAGAAGAAGGCCAAGCCAAAATGGGCAGCTCTACATGGCGTGAAGAGCAAGTGAGCAACTAGCCAAATTGGTGCATCTGGTAGAATAGCATAGCCCAACAAGCCAAATTTGCCCACTTGGTAAATAACCTTGGAAAACAAGGTATCTCTCAAAGTGGTAACTTTCGAAAGCATGCCACATTGAGTGCAAGCACCAAGATTATAACCTTAACTAATAGCCTCGAGTATGCTTCCTCTCAAGATGCTAATCTCGACAAATTGTTTTGAAGAGCATACCACCTCCGGAGGCGGTAACTTTGACAAATAGTTTTGAAGAGTAAGTCAAACAAGCACACTTGAAGGAACTTGGCAAAAGAACTTCGCCCAAAAGGCTCGATAGGCTCATTGGAGGCACAAAGAGCcaaccaagagagagagagagggagagcctTCCAAGATTCGAACTAGTGGGAGAGCTAACTAACTTTGTCAAATAATCCCTATTAATGAGAAGTTAATCTCCAAAGATAAGGTCTATATAAGGAGAAGGTAAGGAACAACAAGAATGAATACAATTGCATATACTTCATCTTAATTTTGACTGACTTGAACATTGGAGGTAGTTTTGGAAGGTTACTAGGGTTCtcccaaattttttttcccttaattGTAAGTGATCGCTAACGGTCTATAGATGTGAAGATTAAGACTCGGTTTTTATGTCAACATCACCCATTTatgcatataaaatatataattgttGAAATATTGAATTCATTACTGTATACCTGCAAACAAGGTCACACATGTATGCTCAGGTACTCAAGACTCAAGCATGAAGTCAAAAATAAACGTGCCTTCGTAGGAATACAACCCGTACAAGCCAAATTCAAGCCATCCAACCCAAAGAAAATAAACTTAACACACAAAAAATGCAtctacacacatacacacacatacatattacattttaataatttaaactaaaataaaataattttgaattttaaaaaaatggaataTGATCTTATTTTGGTCTAACTTAAACATCACCTAATCCTAACTTAAAACAATAAGAATAATACTTAGATTTAGACGAGTATGAGCATGACTACACACAAGACAACTCACACAATTatacaatttaatattttaaggGCACATTACAAATATCAAACGTGAATTAAGCGGCAAAAAAATTCCCATAAATTTTAAGGTTGACTAATAACAGGAAATTTTTGACATAAACTTCATAAgactttctatttttttaataaaaaaaaaaaaagaaatactgaaaacgaaaggtaattttttgaaaaattggagGGCATGCAAAGTGAATCTTAACTTTTTTGTAGTAAATTTCGAATGGGACATTACCCGCATAAGAGCCCTTTTTGCACGGATTGTTGGGGAGGCAACGGGGCAGAGTCAATGTACCACGAATCCCTCAACCAATAGAAACTTTAGGTTTAGGaacatgaaattaaaatattagatttaaaatataagaatttaaataaaatatggtataaaattatataaaatttgttTTCAATCTACAAAAAATCAAATCCAATCCTTTTGGAAACGATTTTGAGCCTTGAATTTTTGTAaacttgaataaaatataaaataaaattatattaaattatgttCAAGTCTTTGCAAATATAAATCAAGGTGTGAATTCCATACTACCAAAGACAAGCACTTGAGTTATTGTTCCTGGTATCCAAGGAACATTTCTGATTCAGTTTGAATCAATGTTCCACCTAAGTACCCTCTAAACAAAACCATTGCAGCGAAGGAGTCGTATGGGAGAAATCAATTCTAGCACATCTGCAAATCCAATTTCTCCCTCTGGtgggaaaaagaaagaaacaatgaagtttgattggactccACAACACATCCGAAGTCAGCCCAGATGTGGCCCATGCCAGTGGTAATTCCTTAAATGAAAATCATGAAGCCGAACCCATCAGTTGGTCATTTGTTCAAGACCAAAATGGACATTTTTAGTACATCGATAGACCAAGAAGAGGAAAAATAATACCTAGAATGACAAGTTACACATATACAAGTACGCAATCTAAACTTGAAAATGCTAGACTTGAATACAATAGTGCAGATATAAGATTGTATATGCTGATGAAGATGCTTATTCATATGGCATCTGATTAATACTACAATATTCTACGTATCGCATTCTGAAATTTACCTTTTTCTGCCAAGCTACCCTGCTTCTTGAGCAACAATTAGTTCATCTGGGAAATCACCATTGCTGGCTGGTGGAACCAATATTTCATCATCAATTGTGAAATGGTATCTCTCCCCAATAGCTCTAAGAAGCTGGTACACTTCAAACATTGTTGGTCTCACCTTTGGATTTGGCGACACGCAATTACAAGCAACTCTAAGAAATTGGTTGAGCTCACTATCAAAACCCTTCCCAAGCAAAGATTTATCAATAACAGTTTGGAGAAGAGAATTAGTTGTCAAATGCATGATCCACTCCACCAAACTTCCCTTGAAGTTTTCAGGGGCATTAGTCACATGCGTGGGTTTCTCGCCAGTAATCAACTCAAGAAGAACAGTTCCAAAGCTATAAACATCACCCTTTGGAGTCGCAACCAGTGTCCGATGATACTCGGGAGCAACATAACCCAAATCTCCAAACTCCCCATTAACAAAAGTGCTCAAGTGGGTATCAATTGGGTTCATGAGCCTTGCGAGTCCAAAATCAGATAATTTAGGCTCCAAATCCTCGTCCAGTAATATGCATTTGGAGCTTATATTTCTATGAATAATTCGGGGATTGCAGTTATGATGAAGCCAGGCCAAACCTTTAGCTACCTCAATCCCAATTTTGAGCCTCAATGGCCAGTCCATAGCTTCGGCATTGGGTTCCAAAGGATGTAGCCAATCATAAAGGTTTCCATTGGCCATGTACTTGTACACCAAAAGCCTCTCATTCTTTGCCACGCAAAAACCCAATAgaggaactaagttcttgtgtttAACACTCCCTAGGGTATTCATCTCAGACACAAATTCTTTTTCCGAGCGTTGAGAATCTTGCAACCTCTTTACCATAAGGGAATTGCCATCAGGAAGCATTGCCTTATACATAGTTCCCATGCTTCCACTTCCAATGATGTTGCTCTTGTTGAAGTTGTTAGTAGCCTTCATAAGATCGCTCAACCTCATCTTTGAAACTGACTTCTCAAACATTGAAACCTGTGATCAGCAGCATCTTATTAGTATCCTTATTAGTTAGCGAGTTCGAATCTAAATATAAGAACTAAAACCACAACAAGGTCAGCAACATCTCTAAAGAAAGAGACTGTTTAACCTTGGAAGACAAGAATCATAAATTTGGACTCTTTCCACATAAGATAGATTATATATAACAAGCTTGCCTTAATGCCTTTCATTCCCTTTATAGTCATTGCCCATTTGTTGCCATCTGGATCatcttccttcttcttcaaaGCCACTCCACGTGAGTAGTAGAGAGCAATACCCACAACAAAAGCTGTACCAATTATTGCACCAACAGCTGCTCCGACAACAACACCAACATGAGATTTCCCTTGTTTACCCTGGCATGGGCCCAAAGGTGCCCCACATAATCCTGGATTATTTGCAAAGTTCTCGGCAGTGATGCTAGGACTAGCAAAGTTAGGGACCTGCCCTGACAATTGATTGTAGGTAACGCTAAATGTCTTAAGCCGATTGAGTTGCCCAAGTTGCAGTGGGATTGAACCTGTTAGCAGGTTATGGTCGAGTTTAAGGACATTCAGAAATGAACAATCCTTAAGACTCACAGGAATCTGACCAGAAAAACTGTTGGAGGAGAGATCAAGGTTGGTTAAGTATTTGAGTTTGTTTGATATATCGGAAGGGATGGATCCGAAAAAATTGTTGCTAGAGAGGTCCAGGCCAGTCATGGTGGTGCAATTCTCGATGCCACGAGGGAATCGGCCTTTCAGACCCATGTCCGAAAGATGAATATTTAGGACTCTGTTTTCATTAGGATGCCAACATTCCACGCCTACGAATTTGCAGATGTAGCCTTCGGTGTCATTGGCGAAATCCCATGAACTCAAGTACGAAGAAGGGTCATCAATAGAGTCCTTCACGGTTCTCAAGCAATAGATATCAGTAGGAGTGGCATAAATTACACTGCTACTAAGCAACAGACCGCAGATGAAACCAAGTAGGAGGAGAAGATTTCTACCACAATCCACAGCCATGTGCGAGGGAACATCCATGAGAAAGTCCCCAAATTAACAAATCTGGAAGCTCAAAAAATGTAATAATTTGGAAATAGGGGATTGAAGGGAAATTAGTACGCCTTgcaattaaattcaaataatcacaaaACCCACTAAACCCGGAAAATTCTAGCCCTAATTAACaccaaaaggaaaaaaatattcaaataaacaaACCCAATTCACCTCATGCCATATGCAGTACATGGGAACAGGCGATTATTTAGGGGTTGCGGAAAGGGGTCCCAAAATCAGCTAGAACTCAAAAGCCCCAGTGATCATCCCTTGCAGAAACACAAATTCATTTCCCTAACATTGTACAAATTGAATATAATCAGAGAAGGCTCAAGGAGTCACTCACACGAGGAAGAACAAAGTCAACAGACACGAGCAAAGAGCAATTGACCGGCTGCAAACTTCATTCTGTATCAGACGCTATAAGAAAGGAGAATATGAAGAGGAGAAAGAAGCAGATGAAGAATGAGAACGGAGATGGGAGAAAATTAAAATAGGACAACGACCCTTTAATTGGGCACAGCAGGGTCGTCGAagattccctctctctctctctctctctacaaagcAAGAAGCACCATGGGTCATTCGTTTTGGCTATTGTCATTTGTCACCTCCTCCGAAGACTTCTTTATTGACTAGCTTTGCTAGCTTTCCCACCCGCCCAAGCCCAACCCTCACGCCCCCGTAGTTCAAACCCTACTCGTAATCAATTCagaacaaaataataataatagattgGAAAAAAAAACAGTAAAGAAAACCTCAACAATTTCCCTTGCCCATCGCCAATTCATACGAGCAACCGCCGCCGGCTACCGGTGTTGCTGTTACTTAAAAGAGAAAGTGAGAAACCCTGAAGGCAAACTACTCCATTCCATTTCCTTTTTTAAAATCGCTTGAAGTAATCGTAGTATTTGGGCCACTAATCATAAGATACTAAAATTTTTGAAGCCGCATTATTATTAGATCTCACATTTAATTACATCTTTTTACTTACACACATTTAGcatcatatataattttttgatagttttcaaaattcaaattctaacattttttttaagtaaaagagttttaaatttatcatttgaaCGAAAAGAGCGAAGTTACTttttttaaccaattaattaattttcataTAGATATTACATGACTAATACTtttatatattttagaaaatacataaaataaacaCTTATAATGTGAGTAAAAAAGGATAAGTAAGATCTATGATTCTTTGTAAATACACAAAATGGCAAAGAATAAGGATTCCATAAGTATGCATTAATTTCATTGCTTATTGTTAACTAAAATGATAATTGTGAGTATAAATACATATACGCTTCCATGCTTATatacatgtatttttttttattatagtcaTACATTCACAACAAATTAAAATGTGTAGACATTTGTATAAAAATCAATAGTTTCTACCCaaaaagggggggaggggggggggggaggacaATGATCCTAAAAACCAATTAATTTTACAAAAATTCAACTGTTTTAAAATTTAGGACTTGTTTGGTTTGACAAAATAACTATTCTTTGAAATAATatggaatatagtttaaattttgggaatcaagggaatagttattccttaatTCATTAAACATTATTGCTACCGAAATTGGCTTGAAAACTTGGATTGATCTTTGACATTGATCACTTGCAGAGAATCAAATAAGAGAGGCTTGGGTCTGTGTACTCCTGGgaatcactctgatgcctaagtcaggAAATATAAGAGGATAAAGTCAATTGCAACAATAAGAATGGATGAGAGTGAGATGATTTACCTTCTCCCGGGGTGCCCATTTTATAGCAGTGAGGGCATGCTCTGTTGAATTCGATATTTATTAGTCATTTATTTTAATGGCAGGGGGTTatactttaatttaagaatatttGTTGGGGAATAATAGTGGTGCCTTGATTTTGGTCTCTTACTAATATGCCCTAttaattttgtttatatcagttgcACCCTCTCCCCATTTTTACTCtcaaatttttaatcatattttctcGACTCGAGAGTACTCTGGGATTCCTACTGTGTAGGAAATTTTGACTTTATTTTAACCATTTGGATGGCTTAGACTCATTCTGAGCCATTTAGGCTCATCCAACCCAATCCAAGTCATTTTTAGGGTGGCTCAGCTCAATCTGAGCCGCTTTAGGTTTATTCCGCTTGATTTGAGCCATGTTAAGAAGATTCGGCTTAATCCGAGTCATTTAAGCTCATTTAGCTTCATTTGAGTCATTTTTATGTTGTTTGGCTTGATTCGAGTCGTTTTATATTTATCCATCTTATTACGAGTTGCGTTTGGGAAGTTTGACTTTCTTCAAGATGTTTAGAAGGTTTGGCTCAATCCGAGTCGTGCTTGGGAGGTTTAGCTTAATCCGAGTCACTTGGGATTTTTGAAGCCATTTGAGGTGAATTCAACTCATCCGAGTCATTTTGTCCATGCATTGGCTCTAGTTAAGTCACTATCCTTTGAGTCGTTTTAAGCAAACTCGGCTTATCTGAGTCACATCATCTGTGTGTTGGCTCTAATCGAGCCACCTTCCTCTCCACTAAGCCACTGAAGGCAAGTTCAACTTATTTGTGTCATTTTGCTCGTGCTTCGACTCTAGCTAAACAGTTACCCTTCCAATTGAGTCGTTAAGGCTAATTCAGCCCATCTAAGCCATTTTGATCATGCTCTGGCTCAATTTGAGCCGTTTAAGCCATATATCACTCTGTTCGAGTCGTTTTAAATGGGTTTTGACTCAACACGAGCTATTTTGCCTCTAATTGAGTCGTTTTGGCTTTAATCGAGATTTTAAAGTACTTTTGGCTTATTTTTTGAGTTGTTTTTAGTTCTCTTGTTGGCTTAACCCAATTCAACTACTTAAGCTTCCCTGGTAATTTGGCTTAATTCAAGTTGGTAATTCTATTTTTTTTGCCTAATGGCTAAGTGATTGACTTTTTTATAGAGCAGCTTCTCACTAAACAAGTAATTTTATTTTGCCGAACATATCATTTTGCTTGTCGAACATCTTACATTAAGTGTAGGGTTTTGGAGCCTTCTATGCTTATTAAATATTCCATTTTTGGTGGGCCATGCTCACTTCTTGTTaccttatgagttgtgctcatcaagtgggtaTCTTTGGTCCTTATGAGCAGAGCTTAATAGATGGGTCATTTTTGGTAAGGTGTGCTCACTTCTTGTCGCCTCACGAGCTGTGCTTATCAAGTGGGCTTCTTCAAGCCTCATGGGTGGCATGCATTAGATGAGCTATTTTGGTGAGTCGTGTTCACTTCTtgttgcctaatgagttgtactcatcaaGTGGGCGTCTTTGAGCCTCATTagcggtgctcatcagatgggtcaTTTTGGTGAGCCAGACTCACGTCTTGTTaccttatgagttgtgctcatcaagtggggcatctttaggcctcatgagtggt
It contains:
- the LOC131153092 gene encoding probably inactive leucine-rich repeat receptor-like protein kinase At5g48380, translated to MDVPSHMAVDCGRNLLLLLGFICGLLLSSSVIYATPTDIYCLRTVKDSIDDPSSYLSSWDFANDTEGYICKFVGVECWHPNENRVLNIHLSDMGLKGRFPRGIENCTTMTGLDLSSNNFFGSIPSDISNKLKYLTNLDLSSNSFSGQIPVSLKDCSFLNVLKLDHNLLTGSIPLQLGQLNRLKTFSVTYNQLSGQVPNFASPSITAENFANNPGLCGAPLGPCQGKQGKSHVGVVVGAAVGAIIGTAFVVGIALYYSRGVALKKKEDDPDGNKWAMTIKGMKGIKVSMFEKSVSKMRLSDLMKATNNFNKSNIIGSGSMGTMYKAMLPDGNSLMVKRLQDSQRSEKEFVSEMNTLGSVKHKNLVPLLGFCVAKNERLLVYKYMANGNLYDWLHPLEPNAEAMDWPLRLKIGIEVAKGLAWLHHNCNPRIIHRNISSKCILLDEDLEPKLSDFGLARLMNPIDTHLSTFVNGEFGDLGYVAPEYHRTLVATPKGDVYSFGTVLLELITGEKPTHVTNAPENFKGSLVEWIMHLTTNSLLQTVIDKSLLGKGFDSELNQFLRVACNCVSPNPKVRPTMFEVYQLLRAIGERYHFTIDDEILVPPASNGDFPDELIVAQEAG